Proteins encoded by one window of Candidatus Latescibacter sp.:
- the atpG gene encoding ATP synthase F1 subunit gamma, which yields MATVREIRRRIIAVKSTMKITRAMQMVAAAKLRRAQENILKIRPYANQLEKTIAQVAMRTKRDSHPLLREKKCELKNMLVVVTADSGLCGGFNANTIKAARNYIEEHHFCEKIDIYAIGRKGRDFFRKNGFNVVGQKVMFFNRLKYSDPVEVVTDITDIYLKGAYDRVDILYNEFKSAIQQALRVKQFLPLVPAEAPESITPVDFIYEPSEFSMFDILIPYHLETQMWRIMLESYASEMGAKMTAMDAATENADDLLNALSISYNRARQAQITREISEIVGGAESLNA from the coding sequence ATGGCAACTGTAAGGGAAATACGCCGCCGTATCATCGCGGTGAAATCCACCATGAAAATCACCCGGGCCATGCAGATGGTGGCCGCCGCAAAGCTGCGCCGCGCCCAGGAGAACATTTTGAAAATCAGGCCCTACGCGAACCAGCTCGAGAAAACCATTGCCCAGGTTGCCATGCGCACCAAACGCGATTCTCACCCGCTCCTCCGTGAAAAGAAGTGCGAGTTGAAAAACATGCTCGTGGTGGTCACGGCCGATTCCGGTCTCTGCGGCGGATTCAATGCCAACACCATAAAGGCGGCGCGGAATTATATCGAGGAGCATCACTTTTGCGAAAAGATCGACATATATGCAATCGGCCGCAAGGGGAGGGATTTTTTCCGGAAAAACGGTTTCAATGTAGTCGGCCAGAAGGTGATGTTTTTCAACCGCCTCAAATACTCCGATCCTGTGGAGGTAGTAACTGACATCACGGATATTTATCTGAAGGGTGCTTACGACCGGGTGGACATTCTCTATAACGAATTCAAGAGCGCCATCCAGCAGGCCCTCCGGGTCAAGCAGTTTCTCCCTCTCGTGCCCGCCGAAGCCCCGGAAAGCATCACCCCGGTGGACTTTATCTATGAGCCGAGCGAGTTCTCTATGTTCGACATCCTGATCCCCTACCATCTCGAGACACAGATGTGGCGAATCATGCTTGAATCCTACGCCTCGGAGATGGGCGCGAAGATGACCGCCATGGATGCAGCCACAGAAAACGCCGATGATCTTTTGAACGCTCTATCCATCAGCTACAACCGCGCCCGTCAGGCTCAGATCACGAGGGAAATCTCCGAAATCGTGGGAGGCGCGGAGAGCCTGAACGCATAA